The genomic interval GTCCTGGCTGGAGGGCGTCCCGACCCCGGCGCAGCAGCGGCAGGACGGGTACGCCGTCGCGGCGCTCGCCACCAGCCTGCCCGGACTGGTCCCGATCGCGGTCGTGCTGGCCGCGATCGCGTTGCGCCGGATCAAGCGCACCGGCGGTCGTGGGAAGCGGCTCGCGTACGCCGCTCTGGTCGTTTCGCTGTGTTGGGTGATCGCGACCACCGTCGCGGTGACGCTCAACCTGGTGCACGAGCGGCAGGAAGGGATCGGCCGGACGGTGTCGATCTCGCAGGTGAGCGTCGGCCGGTGCTTCGACGCGGACCTGGACGCCGACGCGCTGAAGCTGGTGACGATCGCGGACTGCGCCGCACCGCACACCGGCGAGGCATACGCGAAGGTGCGCGCGGGGCTGGTGGGGTTGTCCGTCGCGCAGACCGGGACGGTGGCGACGCAGCAGTGTGCGGGCGCGTTCGTCGAGTTCATCGGGAAGCCGTACGAGCGGTCCGAGCTGGACATGTACTACGTCGTACTGGAAAATCGTGACGTTGCTGACGGCAACGTCCTGTGTCTGGTCGGGATGCCGGGGACCCGGCTGACGGGTACGATGCGCGGATCACAGCGGTAGTGCCCGCCGGGGAGCAGTGGGGGTAGCGTGACTCAGCCACCGTACGGACCGGATCCGGAGCGGCCGCAGGACCGGCCGCACGACCCGACCCAGGACGCGACCCAGTCGCTGCCTGCCCAGGACCCGACCCAGGTCTTCCCGGCCCAGGATCCGACCCGCGCGTTTCCGGCGCAGGATCCCGGCCCGGCGGCCGGGTCGACACGGGCGTTTCCGACGTACGGGCGGCCCGAGCAGGCGCATCCCCAGCAGACCGGGTCGTCGCCGTGGGTGGCTCCTGGACAACCGCAGCAGTCTTACGGCCAAGCGCAGTACGGGCAACCCCAGCAGCCGTACGGTCAACCCCAGCAGTCCTCCGGACAACCGCAGTACGGGCAGGCTCAGCAACCTGGGCAGGCGCCGCAGTACGGGCAGCAGCCGCCGCCGGGGTACGGGCAGGGGTATGGGCCGGGGCAGTATCCGCCGCAGTACGGGCAGGCGCCGGCGCCGTACGGGTATGGGTACGGCTACTCCGGGTCGGGCGGGACCAACGGGCTCGCGGCCGCGGCGCTGGCGACCGGGATCGGCGGGATCTTCATCGGCCTGTCCGCGCCGGTCGCGGTCGGCCTCGGCATCGCGGCGCTCGTGCAGATCAAGCGCCGCCAGCAGGCCGGCAAGGGGATGGCGATCGCCGGGCTGGTGATCGGTTCGCTGGTGACTATCGGGTACCTCGCCCTGATCGGCCTCGTGATCGCGTTCGGCTCGACATCCGACGACTACTCCTCACCGGAGCCGGTTTCGTCGTACTCCAGCGGCCCGACGACCACCGTCGACGACCTGGCCGTGGGTGAGTGTTTCAACGACGGCAACGAAGAGGACGAGGTCGTCCGCCAGCCGTGCACAGCCGTCCACGACGGCGAGGTCATCTCCGACGTCACCCTCCCCGACGGCCCGTACCCAGGCGACAGCGGCGTCGACAAAGCAGCCGACCGCGCGTGCAGCCCGGACTTCACCAGCTACGTCGGCAAATCCCCTGACGACTCCGAACTCGACCTCTTCTACTGGACCCCCACCCAGTCCCTCTGGGCCGACAACGACCGCCTCGTAGTCTGCGCCGCCTACGGCCCCGACCACGAAAAACTAACCACCACCGTCAAAAACAGCCACCGCTAACAGCCGCCCTCGCGCTCCGCGACGACCCGCAGGCCTCCTGAGCCCGACCGATTCGGGTAACCACCGTCTGAGAATTGTTCTGGCGGACCATCAACGTTGGCACCTGGTTGTTCGTCTACGTCGGTGAGGGAATGGGGTGGTGGTGTGGCCGACTGGGAGCGGGCGTTCCGGGAATTGCTGGCTGCGCGCGGCCCCGCGCTCCGTGGTTATGCCTACCTGCTGACCGGCGACCCGACGACTGCCGGCGACCTGATCCAGGAAGCGCTCACGCGGGTGTTCGGCCGCGGCCGGATCAACGATGACGTCAACCAGCTCGAGGCCTATGTACGGCGCGCGATGCTGAATCAGTACATCGACGGCCGCCGCCGGCTCAAGCGGTGGAACGCGACCCGCCACCTGCTGGTCGACGTACCGCACTACGACGACGACCGGCTCGCGGTGGCCGACGAGGTACGGAGGGCGTTGGCGAACCTGTCTCCGAAGCAGCGTGTGTGCGTCGTCCTGCGCTACTACGAGGACCTGACAGTCGCCGAGATCGCCGACGAGCTCGGCTGCACCGACGGCACCGTGAAACGCCACCTGTCCAACGCCAGGGCGAAGCTCGCCGTCCAGCTCGGCGTGACCGAGGAGAGTACCCAATGAGCGCCAACGACCTGCGAGACCTGCTCCGAGCCACCGCCGCCGCGGGCCGCGACGCCGTCGACATGGCCGAAGATGCCGTCACCGTGCGCATCCGGCGCCGCCGGACCCGGGGCCGACGACTCGCGGTCGGGGGTACGGCGCTGGCTGCCGCTGTCGTCATTGCGGGCGCCACGTGGGCCGTTCGCCCTGGCGGACAGTCGCCGCCGGTCAGTGGTCAGTCGACGGCCGCCGTACCGCCTCGGATCGTCCGATCTGATTTCGATGGCCCCAGCGGGATGGAGGCGGCACTGCAGGCCAGGCTGACCGCCGACGCGAACGGCTGCGTTCGCGCTTCGGATCACTCCGACGTGACGCTCGTGTGGCCCCGCGGCTACACCGTCCGCGGAGATTCGAAGTCCTTCGAGATCCTCGACGCCGCGAACAAGGTCGTCGCGCGATCCGGCACCCCCATGATCATCGGCGGCGGAGGCGCCGACAACTTCCAGGACACCTGGACAGGCCGAGACTGCGCCACCAACGGCCACCTCTGGATGGTCGGCACCATCAGCACCCCCCGATAGCAACCGGCTGGAGTTCGCGCGCAGCAGGCGAGGCGGCTGTTCCGCGCGTCAGATTGCGGGGCGGGCAAGTACTCTGACGGCGTGGGCATGGTGATGGCGGTGTCGTTCGAGCGGTACGGGCGGCTTTATTACCTGGATCCGGGTGAGTTTCGGCCCCGGGTGGGGGACAAGGTGCTCGTGCCTACGGACGACGGGCCCGAGGTGGCGGAGTGCGTGTGGGCGCCGCAGTACGTCACCGAGGAGGTCGGTGGGCTGCCGTTGTGTGCGGGGATCGCGACCGGGGCAGACCTGGATCGGGACGAGCAGAACCGGCAGCGGCGGGCCGATGCGCGGGTGATTGCCAAGCGGACGATCCGGCAGCACGGGTTGCCGATGAAGGTGGTCGGGATCGATTTCGTCGACCGGCGGGCGGATGTCGACCAGTTGGTGATCGTGTACTTCTCGGCGCCGCATCGGGTGGATTTCCGCGAGTTGGTGCGGGATCTGGCCCGGGCGCTCCGGGCGCGGATCGAGCTGCGCCAGGTCGGCGCCCGCGACGAGGCCCGCCTGCAGGGCGGGATCGGGCCGTGCGGGCGGGATCTGTGCTGCGCGACGTTCCTGAAGGACTTCGAGCCGGTCAGCGTGCGGATGGCGAAGGACCAGGACCTCCCGTTGAACCCGCTGAAGATCTCCGGCGCGTGCGGCCGGCTGATGTGCTGCCTGAAGTACGAGCACCCGCTGTACCAGGAGTTCAACGCGAAGGCTCCGGCGCTCGGGACCGCGGTGGAGACCCCCGCGGGTGATGGAGTGGTGGTCGGGCACAACGTGCCGAGCGACACCGTGGTCGTCCG from Kribbella sp. NBC_00709 carries:
- a CDS encoding SigE family RNA polymerase sigma factor; the encoded protein is MADWERAFRELLAARGPALRGYAYLLTGDPTTAGDLIQEALTRVFGRGRINDDVNQLEAYVRRAMLNQYIDGRRRLKRWNATRHLLVDVPHYDDDRLAVADEVRRALANLSPKQRVCVVLRYYEDLTVAEIADELGCTDGTVKRHLSNARAKLAVQLGVTEESTQ
- a CDS encoding DUF4190 domain-containing protein → MTQPPYGPDPERPQDRPHDPTQDATQSLPAQDPTQVFPAQDPTRAFPAQDPGPAAGSTRAFPTYGRPEQAHPQQTGSSPWVAPGQPQQSYGQAQYGQPQQPYGQPQQSSGQPQYGQAQQPGQAPQYGQQPPPGYGQGYGPGQYPPQYGQAPAPYGYGYGYSGSGGTNGLAAAALATGIGGIFIGLSAPVAVGLGIAALVQIKRRQQAGKGMAIAGLVIGSLVTIGYLALIGLVIAFGSTSDDYSSPEPVSSYSSGPTTTVDDLAVGECFNDGNEEDEVVRQPCTAVHDGEVISDVTLPDGPYPGDSGVDKAADRACSPDFTSYVGKSPDDSELDLFYWTPTQSLWADNDRLVVCAAYGPDHEKLTTTVKNSHR
- a CDS encoding DUF4190 domain-containing protein, giving the protein MKQTARALFADRTPMNQPPSEIQPVRPSLPSAESWLEGVPTPAQQRQDGYAVAALATSLPGLVPIAVVLAAIALRRIKRTGGRGKRLAYAALVVSLCWVIATTVAVTLNLVHERQEGIGRTVSISQVSVGRCFDADLDADALKLVTIADCAAPHTGEAYAKVRAGLVGLSVAQTGTVATQQCAGAFVEFIGKPYERSELDMYYVVLENRDVADGNVLCLVGMPGTRLTGTMRGSQR
- a CDS encoding PSP1 domain-containing protein; amino-acid sequence: MVMAVSFERYGRLYYLDPGEFRPRVGDKVLVPTDDGPEVAECVWAPQYVTEEVGGLPLCAGIATGADLDRDEQNRQRRADARVIAKRTIRQHGLPMKVVGIDFVDRRADVDQLVIVYFSAPHRVDFRELVRDLARALRARIELRQVGARDEARLQGGIGPCGRDLCCATFLKDFEPVSVRMAKDQDLPLNPLKISGACGRLMCCLKYEHPLYQEFNAKAPALGTAVETPAGDGVVVGHNVPSDTVVVRLAASGRRCACSRADVCSPRQQYEASSTTTPDAAPVDGPAAAAVDVPTAEPVEAAGPTVEAGTPAEDVVPENESREERRARKPRRRRRLHHDDEGETRQ